CTTTAGTTTTTTTTATTTATTAAATTATTTTAGACTGTATTTACCAGAGTGAAAATCAACTTTCCAAGTATTACTAAATATCTTCAATTTATCTAACCAATAAGGATCAGAAGTAAGAACTTCAACAAAATATACTTCATTGTTGTAACAAGGACTATTTTTTAAATTACTTTTTCCACCATACCTAATTCCAACAGAAAAAGGGGTTTTGTTTCCGTTTTCAACTTCGCTTTTAATCAGTTTAATTAATTCAGCATAAGAAGTTTTGCAGAGGATAAATTCAATATCTTTTGTGCTATTGTCTTTAAGTCGAAAAAATTTTTTTGCATTATTTATTAATTGGCTTTGCTTAAGCGTTTGTTGAATTAAATAACTTTTTCCGATTTGATTTAAATATTTATGTAAATAGCTAGCTCTCCAAAAAGGAATAGCATGTCTTGGGAAAGAAAAGAAAACAGTATTTGTGTTTTCGAATTTTTCGATAAGATTTATTTTCCATACAATGGCTTTTTTATTATTTGGATACCACTGCAATATAACAGAATAATTGCTTTGCCATAAGGAATCTATATGTTCTAAAGTTGAGTCATCTATGATTTCTAAGGTTCTTTTTAGAAAATAACTTTTTACACATTTAAAAGTAATTTCGAGTAAAATTATATCTTTTAAATCATTAAAGAACATTTCGTTCCAATTTGGATCTGTTTCGTTAATCGATAAAATTTCTCCGTTTTTCATATAGGTAATTTTTGTGACTAGATCCGCCAAGGACCCATATTTATTGCTGCTGCCGTGTATAGGTGTTGTAATGCAAGCTCCAACGCTTAAGTATAAATATTCTGGTAAGGTTTCTAAGGCTAAATCATGTCGGTCTAATTCATAAACTAAATCTGATAGTATGACTCCTGATTGCACTGTTACCAAGTTATTTTCGATGTGCAAAATTTTATTCAATTTATTGGTATGAATTAAAGCTCCTTTTGGCTTTTTTTTACTAATCTTAAAAGAATAACCAAGGCAAATTGGCGTAAACGATTTATATGATTTTAAATAAGCTTGTTTAAGTTCCTCATAATCTTTGGGATAGTAGTCTTTTCGAGAGATCCCTTTTATGAATTCATGGAATGATATTTGTGGTAGATAATCTGTTCTATGAATAATTTTTTCTGAATTAAGTATTATATTTTCCCTTAGAAACCATAAACTTGATGGAAGCTTATTTAGCAACCAGTTTAAAAATTGAGGAATATTTTTTACTTTTTTTCCAACTATTTTCCCCATTGTGAAAAAGTAATCTTCCGATCGAATCTTTTCTCCTCCAACATTATAAACTTGATTATAACTCTCTTTATTTAGGATTAAAATTTTTATATATTCGCACAAGTCATCAACATGTATCAAATCTAAAAACTTACCATTTATGCTCAATGGAAATTTTCTTATTAAAGATAATATTTGCTCAAACCATGCCCCTTGATTTTCTCCATAAACTAAGGACGGTCTTAAGATAATAAAATTAGTTTCAGAAGAGGATAATTCTTTTTTAATGATTTCTTCTTGTCTATACTTATTAAGAGCATAGGCATCTAATTTGCTTATTTTTAGCGATTGTTCTTCTGAATAGCCATTTCTATTCATTTTTGTATCTGAATAAACTACCCACGAGCTTAGATAGACAAATAATTTACATTTTTTCTGTTGTGCTGTTTTGAGTAATTCTTGGGTGAATTCTATGTTATTTTCTTTATTCTTGCTGTTTGCACAATGAATAATCACTGTATCACTATTGAGTAATTCTTCAATTGAAGATAAATTTGTATCTTCAATCTTTACAATTTGAATGTTTTTTATATTGCGAATATTACTATCTGAGTGGTGAACTAAGGCAATTATAGAAAAATTTTCTGATAAAATATGTAGTAATCTATGTCCGATCCCACCATTTGCCCCAACAATTACTATTTTTTGTGGATTACTCATTGATTATTTTAGTTTCTTTTAAATTTCATTTACTTTTTGTTAAAAGAAAAAGGATAAAATAGCAAGAGAATGAGCTCTTAAAAAGATTACTGATTTAAGATTAATTCATAACCAATATATTTTTGAGGATCGTAGCCTGGGTGCATATAGCTAGATTCTTTAAAACCTAATCTAGAATAAAAATTTCTTGCCACTTCATTGATTCTTCTTGGTATGACAACTAAAGATTTCACGTCTTTGTAAACATCAAATACCGAAAAGACAAGGTGTTTTCCAATTCCTTGTTGCCATCTACTAGGTTCTACTGCTAACTGACTAATATAGATTTCTCCTGCTTTATCAGTTTTTTTAAAACCCACAAAACCAATCACTTTGCCATTAATTTTAGCAACAACGAGTGTTTGCAAAGAGTCTTTTAAATCATCTCTTACATCTTCAAAAGCCTCTTCTAAAAATTGGATCTTATCTTTTACGCCAAGTTGTTCTTTAGAAAAGTTTTCATAAGCTTTAGTAAAAGCTTCAATAAATATGGTACGGCAAGCAATCAAGTCACTTTCTTCACATAAATTTAATGTAACTATTTCGTTATTAACTATTTCAGATTCCGAGCTATAAGAGAAAATAAATAGCTTAAGAAATAAAGAAAAAAGAAGAATAGTTTTTTTCATGCTTAAAGTTTTGTTAAAAATTTAGAGTATTATTGAAAGAATACTCATTTTACCATTTTCACTTTTTTTTCAGCTAGTTTACAATTTTTTATTATTAGATTATTTAGCTATTAAAGTAGCCCCGACAGGATAATGATCTGACAAATTATAGATATTTGGCAATTGCACTTCAATAGACGGTTTTTTAGTATCAAAACCAATCGTTGGATTTGTCAATTGAAATAATCCACCTTCAGCTTTTGTTAAAGTAATAATATAGTCCTCTTCATCAATGGCAATTCTGCCTGATTTTTTGTGTTGAGCCGTTGCCATTCGTTGTTTGATAGTGGTGGGTCCTAAACAGGTAGCTTGTAAGCCTAAACTTTTCAAATGAGCATGTAAAGCATGAACTTCTTTTTCATTTTTGGTATTCGCATCGGTTCCTATCACTAATTGCAACTCTTTAAATTCGGGAAAGGTTTTTAAAACGTCATACTTTTCTTTGATGATTTGCAATTGTTTTCTGCCATCCTCTGCATTAGAGGAATTGCCGTGAGCTGACGCTAGTAAAAAATAACGGTCGAATAATTTGTTTTTTGCGAGGATAAGGTTGATTTTTCCTTTAAAAAAACCTTCATAATTTTCTAAAGCAATCACTTGGTAATCGGGTTCCCACGCATCACCTTTTAAAAAAACTAAGGTTCCATCAGCTGGATTTTGTTTATCAATTTGATGAAACAACCCATCCTTTGTTAAAGTATAAGAAACGATTTGATCAGCCTCTTGTGTAAATAAAACCGCAGTGTCTGCTTCGATCAATTTATTGCGAAAAGCTTCAGCACGAACGTTCGGATTGCCAAGTCCTTTAGCAAAATCTGCTTTAACCTGATTAATTTCTTCTATGTAATCTTGAACGAGATGTAAATTTAACGATTGATATAACCAATAGAAAAAAACTTGGCCAACAGGGGAGGCGAACGCGTCTAGATCTTCGTATTTACTATTTATTCCAAAAAAAGTTGAAGGAAGGTTTTTTAAGCTTATCTGAATTGATTCTTGTCTTTCGGTTAACAATAAACTGTCTTTAGTAAATAAGGAAACAAAAAGGGCCTTTTTCCATTCAAAAAGATTTGATCCTAAAATGGGTGTGGTAGAACTTAAGATAGGGAATTCTACGCTTTTTCCAACTCTTGCCGCTTGATCTCTAAAGGCTTTATC
This DNA window, taken from Candidatus Rubidus massiliensis, encodes the following:
- a CDS encoding sugar 1,4-lactone oxidases, which produces MSNPQKIVIVGANGGIGHRLLHILSENFSIIALVHHSDSNIRNIKNIQIVKIEDTNLSSIEELLNSDTVIIHCANSKNKENNIEFTQELLKTAQQKKCKLFVYLSSWVVYSDTKMNRNGYSEEQSLKISKLDAYALNKYRQEEIIKKELSSSETNFIILRPSLVYGENQGAWFEQILSLIRKFPLSINGKFLDLIHVDDLCEYIKILILNKESYNQVYNVGGEKIRSEDYFFTMGKIVGKKVKNIPQFLNWLLNKLPSSLWFLRENIILNSEKIIHRTDYLPQISFHEFIKGISRKDYYPKDYEELKQAYLKSYKSFTPICLGYSFKISKKKPKGALIHTNKLNKILHIENNLVTVQSGVILSDLVYELDRHDLALETLPEYLYLSVGACITTPIHGSSNKYGSLADLVTKITYMKNGEILSINETDPNWNEMFFNDLKDIILLEITFKCVKSYFLKRTLEIIDDSTLEHIDSLWQSNYSVILQWYPNNKKAIVWKINLIEKFENTNTVFFSFPRHAIPFWRASYLHKYLNQIGKSYLIQQTLKQSQLINNAKKFFRLKDNSTKDIEFILCKTSYAELIKLIKSEVENGNKTPFSVGIRYGGKSNLKNSPCYNNEVYFVEVLTSDPYWLDKLKIFSNTWKVDFHSGKYSLK
- a CDS encoding ribosomal-protein-alanine acetyltransferase, which produces MKKTILLFSLFLKLFIFSYSSESEIVNNEIVTLNLCEESDLIACRTIFIEAFTKAYENFSKEQLGVKDKIQFLEEAFEDVRDDLKDSLQTLVVAKINGKVIGFVGFKKTDKAGEIYISQLAVEPSRWQQGIGKHLVFSVFDVYKDVKSLVVIPRRINEVARNFYSRLGFKESSYMHPGYDPQKYIGYELILNQ